From Laspinema palackyanum D2c:
GAAATTGGCTTTAAATTTGAGAAATTCGAGGAAATTCGAGGTTCCTCGGACTTGTACCATTCTGGGTCTGTAGAAGGAGCATTTTTCTCCCATGAGGCTAATTAGGGAGCAAGATGCTCGGATCGGTGAATGTTCTGGTCCTTTAAGCGCAACGGAATCTATAACTGGCAATTACAGCAACTGGATTGGCAAAGAATGCAGGGGTTTGGAAAATTAATCGGGGTATTTGTCCGCTGTGAACGGATAATTTACGACTCAATTAAGACAAAATAATCCTGACCACTCGGTCGCGGAAAATGTCATCAGGAAAGAAAAATCATCCGGATTGGGGGATGGAAACCCTGGAATCAATGATAGCAATGCAGAATCTCAATTGAAGTTGTAAGAAAACTTTATAAAAACTATAAGATTTGAGTTGAAAGAGACTCAAACTATAGAGTAAAGTGGAATAAAGCGGCACATTATCCTAGAGGGGTAACTGTAATATGGCAAGGCAACAGACTAATGTACCTCTAACCCTCTTGTTCACCCTATCCTTAAATGTGGCATGGGTGGGAGGAATTTTTAATCCAGCGCAGGCTCAGTCCAGCAGCGATGCTCAACGGCTACAAACCGGGGCGATCGCTCAAGTCACTTTCAATCCCCCCGGCAAGGGGCAACCTCGCAATACCGCAGGGGGTGCTTCCCGGGATGGAAATTCCTGTGTGCAAGAACCACAGTTGTCTAGTGGGTGCGTCACACCACTCTCCCCAGAAGCATATCAGGGGTTGACCGTAGCCGATCGCCCGACGTTTTACGTTTATGTTCCTAAAACCTCAGCGAGGGAGCTATTTTTCGCCCTCAAAGATGAAAATAATCAGCATCACTACCAAACCAGTATCCCGGTACCTGAAGGCGAAGGTGCAGTCATGGCGATCGCCTTACCCGATGATGCACCACCTTTAGAAATCGGCCAAACCTATAGCTGGACCTTTATCCTCATTGATGAAACCGGACTCAAACCCGATAGTCCCGGTGTCCAGGGAGACATTCGCCGTGTGGAAGCCAACTCCCTAACCCTCGGTTCCCAGCAGGCTGATCCCACCCTGGAACTCGCGCAGCAGTACGGAAACGCCGGGATTTGGTATGACATGATGACCACCTTAGTCCAGCTTCGGCAGTCCAGTCCCAATGACCCGACAATCCTAGAGAGTTGGATGGGCTTATTAGCCTCAGTTGGATTAGAGTCCATTGCCACCAAACCCATTGCACAGCCTTAAATGGGGTCCTTGAGGGTTCAATCCTGTTCAGGACTCCTTTTACTCCCATGTCCGCTCAACCGTTGCCATTTCATCAAGCCGGGAAATATTCTTCCCGGCTTTTCCGATCCCGTCCGCTTTGACAGGCTCATAGAGTAAAGAAAACCGACTTTTTACGACCGGATGGGGGATAACGCTATTTTTGGGCAAGCAGAGGTTTTTCCTCGGTAGCAGCCGGGAACTGAACCCATCACGTTGAGCTCATCATCGGTATCTCTTTAAACTGGATGGGCTGTGGTCAATTGGTGTTGCTTTTCTCCACAAACCCCAGGAATTCTTCTAAAATTTGGGATAAACCTAGATTCTGTGGTCCTTTCTGGGTATCGATAAAAGATGTGGCTAAAGCTCAGAAAGCAAGTTTGGAAATGGCGTGGCGTCTTGATGACTGCCCCAACTGTTGCTGCGATCGTGATTTCTGCCAACTCAGCGGGTCTTTTTCAACTGTTAGAGTGGGCCACGTTAGACCTATTTTTTCGTTACCGTCCCTCTGAACCCACGGACCCTCGAATTGTCATCGTCACCATTGATGAGAACGATCTTACAAAAGTCGGTCAATGGCCAATGCCCGATGCGGTTTTAGCCCA
This genomic window contains:
- a CDS encoding DUF928 domain-containing protein, which produces MARQQTNVPLTLLFTLSLNVAWVGGIFNPAQAQSSSDAQRLQTGAIAQVTFNPPGKGQPRNTAGGASRDGNSCVQEPQLSSGCVTPLSPEAYQGLTVADRPTFYVYVPKTSARELFFALKDENNQHHYQTSIPVPEGEGAVMAIALPDDAPPLEIGQTYSWTFILIDETGLKPDSPGVQGDIRRVEANSLTLGSQQADPTLELAQQYGNAGIWYDMMTTLVQLRQSSPNDPTILESWMGLLASVGLESIATKPIAQP